The following are encoded in a window of Microbacterium sp. LWO13-1.2 genomic DNA:
- a CDS encoding Lrp/AsnC family transcriptional regulator codes for MSAKQKQPALDEVSKKIIELLQEDGRRPYAEIGRAVGLSEAAARQRVQRMTEAGIIQIVAVTDPMQLGFHRMSMIGIRVSGDPRAIAQELTQITELAYVVVTLGTFDILVEAVCESDEHLIDLIATRIRTLPGVTHTESLLYAGLYKDLYNWGTR; via the coding sequence ATGAGCGCCAAACAGAAGCAGCCTGCCCTCGATGAGGTCTCGAAGAAGATCATCGAGCTCCTCCAGGAAGACGGCCGCCGCCCCTACGCCGAAATCGGCCGTGCGGTCGGCCTCAGCGAGGCCGCTGCCCGGCAGCGCGTGCAGCGCATGACGGAGGCCGGGATCATCCAGATCGTCGCCGTCACCGACCCGATGCAGCTCGGATTCCATCGCATGTCGATGATCGGCATCCGCGTCTCGGGGGACCCGCGAGCGATCGCACAGGAACTCACGCAGATCACCGAGCTCGCCTACGTGGTGGTCACCCTCGGCACCTTCGACATCCTCGTCGAGGCCGTCTGCGAGAGTGACGAGCACCTGATCGATCTGATTGCGACCCGCATCCGCACCCTTCCGGGTGTCACGCACACCGAGAGCCTGCTCTACGCGGGGCTCTACAAGGACCTCTACAACTGGGGAACGCGCTGA